TTTCGACAATAAAATAAGCCACTCCTTTAAGAGAATAATTCTCTATAATTAGAAGTGGCTTGGTTATCTCAATCTAGCTAATTATCTACTCTATATTTAGAATAACCCAGTAATATTACCGTCAGCATCAACATCTATCTCCTCAGCTGATGGTACTTTCGGTAATCCAGGCATTGTCATTACTGAACCAGTTAATGCAACTAAGAAACCAGCTCCTGCGGATACATTAATTTCTCTAACTGTAACTTCAAAATCGGTTGG
Above is a genomic segment from Sporohalobacter salinus containing:
- a CDS encoding formate--tetrahydrofolate ligase yields the protein PTDFEVTVREINVSAGAGFLVALTGSVMTMPGLPKVPSAEEIDVDADGNITGLF